The DNA segment CGCACCTTCCAGCTGCCTTCCATGCCCACCAAGATGTCGGTGATGGAGGTGGCCATGGCCGCGGCCACCCAGCACCATGGGTTCTGGGAGACGCTGCTGAACACCGTGGGTGCCCGGGCGGCCGAAAAGGCCGCACGCGACAAGGCGGCGGCACTGCTGGACGAGCTGCTGCTCAGCCATGTCAAGGACCTGCCGGCGTCGGGCCTGTCCGGCGGGCAGAAAAAGCTGCTGGGCATTGTCTGTGCATTGATGGGCGACCCGCGTCTGCTGATGCTGGACGAGCCCACGGCAGGGGTGCATCCCAATCTGCGCAACGACATCGTGCAGGTGCTGCGCCGGCTGAACCACAAAGGCATGACGGTGGTGATTGTGGAGCACGACATGCACTTCATCCGCGAGGTCTGCACCCGTTGCATCGTGCTGGACCGTGGCCATATCGTGGCCAGCTGTCGCCCGGACGAGCTGTCGTCCAACGAGCGCGTGCTGCAGGCCTATCTGGGTGGCGGCCATGCACCCAAGACCGAAACCCGTGCGGAAGTGGAGGGCGCATGATCGAGATCGACAATGTGGTGGCGGGCTACACCGCCGAAGTGGACATCCTCAAGGGCATGACGCTGCAGGTGCAGCGCGGCGAGATCGTCACGCTGCTGGGGCCCAACGGCTGCGGCAAGTCCACGCTGCTGAAATCCATCGCCGGCTTTCTGCGTCCGCGCTCGGGCTCCATCGTACTGGAGAGCAAGGATGTATCCCAGGTGCCGGTGCACCAGAAGATCCAGAAGCTGGGTCTGGGCTTTGTGCCGCAGACGGAGAACGTGTTCAGTTCGCTGACCATCCGCGAAAACATGCAGGTGGGCGGGCATTTCATGTCGGACGCCGACTGCAAGC comes from the Comamonas terrigena NBRC 13299 genome and includes:
- a CDS encoding ABC transporter ATP-binding protein, encoding MSSLLQVQSLAKAFGGNKVLEDVSFDIAAGEIVGLLGPNGSGKSTLLNTVTGFERIDRGSITLEGRRIDALSAYRIVESGLGRTFQLPSMPTKMSVMEVAMAAATQHHGFWETLLNTVGARAAEKAARDKAAALLDELLLSHVKDLPASGLSGGQKKLLGIVCALMGDPRLLMLDEPTAGVHPNLRNDIVQVLRRLNHKGMTVVIVEHDMHFIREVCTRCIVLDRGHIVASCRPDELSSNERVLQAYLGGGHAPKTETRAEVEGA